The Verrucomicrobiia bacterium nucleotide sequence CAGCGCGAAAGAAGTCCGATGAATGGTCTGCGACCGACCCCCAAAGAGACTTTCGGGTTTTAGAGCAATTCGACACAGGGCCGCGCGGTCCATCCGGGCAATCTACCGGTTTGGGTCTGAAAATTCATTAGAATTTGAAGAGTCGAAACAACGACCTTGGCGCCTGATTAGCGTCCCCCTTGTATTCTACGGTCTGAAACAAATCCGTTATGCGAGGTTTCGGGGAGTGGTGAAATTGGCTTGTTTGGTGGCCCTGGACTTGCTCTTCTGGACGCAGCTTACAATTTTCTATGACGCTTGAGCAGGCAACCAGCTTAATCAAAGGATGCGCCGAGCAGATGAACGCTCGGTACAAAAAAGTCGTTTTTGACGAATGGGCCATCATCTCGCTGGGCGAACGCAAGGGCCGCGTTTACGCCTATATCGGCCCTCGGAAAACCGGGTTTCAGAAGAATTTTCTGACCGATGCCGGCGCGCTCCGGGCGGGCTTGCTCGCTCGGGAGGGCAACGCCGGCGATTTCGAGTTCGCCCGCCACGGCATCGGCACCGGATTCGAATCCTTTATGATCCTTGGCGAAGGGTTGTTCCTGATTTGCAACAACACCGTCCAATCTATGGACGGCATTACCCAGGACCCTCTCTGGCTTTCGGCCCAAGTCCCCTTTGCAGAACTAAGCGAACAGTTCCGAAGCGATCCGCTTGTGCTCAGCCAGTAGGTTTGACTGGGATGCGCGCCTGCCAGGCTCTTATGGAGTGCCCCGGCAAAGCGCAACGGCAGTCGCGCTTTTGCCCGCCCGCGCCCAACTCCAAAGCGGCGTCGCGCTTCGCTTGCCACCGCACTCCAAAAAGTGGAGCGTCCTCACCCCTCTTATTCTTACTGTCCCTTTCCGTTTTGAACGACCACGTAGTGCGTGCCACCGGGGCCGCCACCGGCTCCGGCGCTCCAGACCCGCAGCAGCACATGATTCCCCTTAACACTGTCACTGAGTTTGACCGCTTGCTCGGCGTTTTTCACCGGTTGGCGATTGATCTCGATAATCACATCGCCTTGGCGCAAGCCAGCCTCGGCGGAGGGCGAATCGGGTGCCACGCTTGTTATCAAGGCGCCGTGCAGCGAGCGGGGCAGGTCCAACTCGCGCCGCGCGGCCGCGTCGATGTCAGTCACCTCGACGCCGTCGAGGACATCCTGTTTTTGTTGCTCTTGCTTGCTTGGGACGCTGCTGCCACCCATGGCAGCAATGGCCTCCTGTGGCAACTGGCCCAAGGTAGCGGTTAAGCTCTTTTCAATCGGCTTGTGTCCGGGTTCACCACGAAGGACCTGCAGGTTGACGCGTGTTTCAGGAGGGGTTTGGGCTATGACAAGCTGTAGGTTGCGCGGGTCCCGTACCTTCTTCCCATTGACAGCGATAATCACATCCCCGTCTTCAACACCTGCTTTGGCTGCCGGGCTGTTGGGCGAAACACCCCCAACCAGCACCCCGCGGCTATCCTCAGGCAGATTGAATTGCGTAGCCAAGTCGGGTGTCACCTCCTGGATGTTGATTCCCAGGTAGCCGCGAAGCACCTTGCCCGTCGTTATCAGCCGGTCCATCACGTAGCGAGCCATGTTCACGGGCACAGCAAAACCCACGCCCTGAAATCCACCACTCCCGCTGAGAATCGCCGTATTGATTCCGATGAGCCGCCCTTCGGCATCAACCAGCGCCCCACCGGAGTTGCCTGGATTGATGGCCGCATCCGTTTGGATAAAGTCTTCATACCCCGTAATCCCAAATCCGCCGCGACCCAACCCGCTGACAATCCCCATGGTGACGGTTTGACCTACATCGAAGGGATTACCGATGGCCAGGACCATGTCCCCCACTTCCAACTTATCGCTATCGGCAATCGTCACGG carries:
- a CDS encoding DegQ family serine endoprotease, coding for MKAIYKHVLFPLLPLLAAGLLAFEFTPLHTLAAPASAKPEPKLIIEEAPINRDAKAPISFAPVIKKVVPSVVNIYSTTIVHERPGRSPLFNDPFFRRFFGEPDQQQALPRTRKEESLGSGVIVSPDGYILTANHVVEGAQSVKVGLPNGEREIDAKVIGTDPPTDIAVLKIEPRKNLAPVTIADSDKLEVGDMVLAIGNPFDVGQTVTMGIVSGLGRGGFGITGYEDFIQTDAAINPGNSGGALVDAEGRLIGINTAILSGSGGFQGVGFAVPVNMARYVMDRLITTGKVLRGYLGINIQEVTPDLATQFNLPEDSRGVLVGGVSPNSPAAKAGVEDGDVIIAVNGKKVRDPRNLQLVIAQTPPETRVNLQVLRGEPGHKPIEKSLTATLGQLPQEAIAAMGGSSVPSKQEQQKQDVLDGVEVTDIDAAARRELDLPRSLHGALITSVAPDSPSAEAGLRQGDVIIEINRQPVKNAEQAVKLSDSVKGNHVLLRVWSAGAGGGPGGTHYVVVQNGKGQ